TCCGTTCCGACAGAAGATTGGCAAGTTCGGTTGCCTCTGGCTCAAGCCCGGCGGTATCTACCGTTACCTTGGGATGAGAAAGCTGTGCCAGGCGTTTGATTTCGTCAACTTCATCCCAGACCAGATTGAAATAGCCGCAGATTTGCTGCACCAGACCCGGGCTTGGCCGGCCACGATGGCCATGTTCAAGCGCGGAAAGGTATGCTGGCGAGAGCTGCAAGGCGTTTGCCATATCGGTCAGGGTGACATTATGGCGCGCCCGTAATTCGCGAATACGATTGCCAAAGGGTGTCACGGTCGTCTCCGTTTCAGCAGAACATAAAAAGCGCCCGATCCGCCGTGCTGGATACGGGCTTCGCTGATGGCAAGAATACGGGTGCGAAGCCTTGGCGCGCTTAGCCATTGCGGGGTGCGTTGGCGCAAAAGACCGGTGCGGCCATATTCATCAGCACGCGATCCTTTGCCCGTAATCACCAGAACACAACGTTTTCCGGCCCGCCAGCTGTCTTCGATAAAAGCATTCAGTGCGTGGTGGGCGACATCCTGGGTCATGCCGTGCAGATCGATACGTCCATCGATTGACATCTGGCCTTTCTGGAATTTTTTGGCCGTCGACTTATCAATGTTATCGGTGACACCGGGTTCAAGTTCGGCCAAGGCGCGATTCTTTATCTGCGGGCCTCGATCAGCATTGCGTGCAGATGGCAGATTGCGCGCAGCCCGGACTTCTTCGGCCTTGTTGATTTCGCCTTGCAGGTCATCAGGAAGCGGCATCGCCGTATCGCTTTTGGGATGATCGTCGTCCAGTTCGAACACGGCGTCGCTGCCCTTGCGCTGTTTGGAACGCAGGGGTTTGACATCACGCGTGAAAATTTCCCAAAGGGCCTTTTCTTCGTCGCTGACGGAGCGCCGTCTTTTATGGGTTTTCTTTTGTGTCATCCACCAGAACGATATGCAAACGGCGCGGTCCGTGCGCGCCTAGCTGTATCGTCTGTTCGATATCGCCTGTTCGCGACGGGCCTGTCACCCAAAGGAATGTTCGCCGCATATTGCCGTTTCCTTCCCATTCGCGCAACCGTGCCCATACTTCTTCGTAAGTTCCGACGATGTCGCTGACTTTTAAAACGACAACATGGGTGTCGGGAAGCATATTGAGCGTAAAGGCATATCGGCCCAGAGTAAACCAAGCCATAGGCATGACCGCCAACCGCGCCACAAACCGAACAATGGTGGGTCCAAAGCCTGATGATCACTACATGTGCGAATGTTCATAAACCGTATCAATCATCCCGCCCGAAAAGATCAAGACAGGCAACACCGTTATTGTCGAGGTTCAACATTGCTCGCAGAAACGCACTGTCGGTATTCGAAGACAAGCCATGTCTCTCACGTAAATTAATGAATTGGCCGCTTTGCTTGATCTTATTGAGAGAGTTCTGAAGTTTTTTGATCTCGTCAATCGGGGCCGCATTGCTGATGGCAATATAAAGAAAACAACTGCGATAGGGTAAAATCCCGTCAATATCGCGTTGCTGAGC
The Thalassospira xiamenensis M-5 = DSM 17429 DNA segment above includes these coding regions:
- a CDS encoding helix-turn-helix domain-containing protein; this encodes MTPFGNRIRELRARHNVTLTDMANALQLSPAYLSALEHGHRGRPSPGLVQQICGYFNLVWDEVDEIKRLAQLSHPKVTVDTAGLEPEATELANLLSERIAGLSDDQLARMLGIIGEQNPLK
- a CDS encoding Smr/MutS family protein; translation: MTQKKTHKRRRSVSDEEKALWEIFTRDVKPLRSKQRKGSDAVFELDDDHPKSDTAMPLPDDLQGEINKAEEVRAARNLPSARNADRGPQIKNRALAELEPGVTDNIDKSTAKKFQKGQMSIDGRIDLHGMTQDVAHHALNAFIEDSWRAGKRCVLVITGKGSRADEYGRTGLLRQRTPQWLSAPRLRTRILAISEARIQHGGSGAFYVLLKRRRP
- a CDS encoding LutC/YkgG family protein — its product is MAWFTLGRYAFTLNMLPDTHVVVLKVSDIVGTYEEVWARLREWEGNGNMRRTFLWVTGPSRTGDIEQTIQLGAHGPRRLHIVLVDDTKENP